Proteins found in one Cobetia sp. L2A1 genomic segment:
- a CDS encoding ABC transporter substrate-binding protein gives MDKFMGSRRGSVLSSLAVLLLGASLSAEARTVETAYGELEIEGSPERVVTLYEGALDVAVASQVSPLGAITTRGGEGVAAYIAPQVPNIAIVGTPREFNIEAVVALKPDMILAPPGLDLTQYQLFSRLAPTIVPVAGGLKADAWKMQSRTYAEALGDDAASELEKRLTAIESHAARLKSRMAVPETASLVRRMPGGLLVMSDQLFATGLLTASGYQLVGSDLVKAGRPHSDPLSDENLSRIDAQTIFLATLDHTSDEAIEALASQPTFRRLKLASHDGLVGVDGQLWTSASGPLAAEALLKDIDRAREEEERE, from the coding sequence ATGGACAAATTCATGGGAAGTCGTCGAGGTAGCGTGCTGTCGTCATTGGCCGTACTGCTGCTGGGCGCTTCGTTGTCTGCTGAAGCGCGCACTGTCGAGACGGCCTACGGCGAACTGGAGATCGAGGGCTCGCCTGAGCGTGTCGTGACGCTCTACGAGGGAGCACTGGATGTCGCGGTAGCGAGTCAGGTCAGCCCGCTGGGGGCGATCACGACGCGCGGAGGAGAGGGTGTCGCGGCCTATATCGCGCCGCAGGTGCCGAATATCGCCATTGTTGGTACACCGCGCGAGTTCAACATTGAAGCCGTCGTGGCACTCAAGCCGGACATGATTCTGGCGCCTCCCGGGCTGGATCTGACTCAGTATCAGCTGTTCTCACGACTGGCGCCGACCATCGTGCCTGTCGCTGGAGGGCTGAAGGCCGACGCATGGAAGATGCAGAGCCGCACCTACGCTGAGGCATTGGGGGATGATGCCGCGTCTGAACTCGAGAAGCGTCTGACCGCGATCGAGTCTCACGCAGCACGCCTCAAATCACGGATGGCGGTGCCAGAGACGGCCAGTCTGGTGCGTCGCATGCCGGGCGGATTGCTGGTGATGTCCGATCAGCTGTTTGCCACCGGCTTGCTGACAGCCAGTGGTTACCAGCTGGTGGGCAGTGATCTGGTCAAGGCGGGGCGCCCGCACTCTGACCCATTGAGCGACGAGAACCTGTCGCGCATCGACGCTCAGACCATCTTCCTCGCAACGTTGGACCATACCTCCGATGAGGCGATCGAGGCACTGGCGTCGCAGCCGACTTTCCGGCGACTGAAGCTTGCCAGTCACGACGGGCTGGTGGGCGTGGATGGACAGTTATGGACGAGCGCCAGCGGTCCGCTGGCCGCTGAAGCGCTGCTGAAGGATATCGACAGAGCACGTGAGGAAGAAGAGCGTGAATGA